CTGTAAGCCGTACGATCCACGAGGAGCGAGATATGAAAAATGGTCTTACTCATATCGAGCTTTTGGTGATGATAGCCATTATCGGCATATCTGCCGCTATCCTGTTCCCGGTGTTAAACAAAGCTATGGAAAAGGTGCGCCGGACACAGTGTCCCGGCAACGTGAAGCAGCCGGGTCTTGCCTTTGTGGTGTATGAAGGCGACCGGAACAGGCGCCTGCCCTGTATTTCGGGGCGGCCGCAGCCTTGACTGTATAGTGGACGGGCAGCCGGGGAGCCTCGCGGTGGAGTATGAAATGTCGGATAAACCCGGAGAACAGGGGGATAAATATATGCAAAAAATCATTTATATTTTCATGGCGCTGCTGCTGGCGGCGCCGGGATGGTGCAAAATGGAAAGGATCAGACTACAAGACGTTGACGTGACAGGGGGACTGTGGGCAGAGCTCCAGGCTCTCAATAGGGATATATCTATCCCTCATCAGTACGATATGCTCAGGGACTCCCGCCGGCTGGAGGCCGTGTCGGGACTGTGGAACGGAAAGGAGACTCTCACTCCCGAGGAAAAGGAGATCGCCAAAAAGACGGGGGAGCCCCATATTTTCTGGGACAGCGACGTGGCCAAGTGGATAGAGGCAGCGTCCTACGTGCTGGCAAAGGAGCCGAACCCGGTCTTTGAACAACAGATCGACGAGATCGTGGAGGGCATAGAAAAGCTGCAGCGGCCCGACGGGTATATCAACTCCTATTTCACTTTCATAGAGCCGGAAAACCGCTGGCGCAACCTGCGCTGGAGACATGAGCTGTATTGCGCCGGCACACTGATGGAAGCGGCGGCAGCCTATTTTGAAGCCACCGGCAAGGACAGACTGCTCAAGTGCATCTGCCGCTATGCCGACTACATAGACTCTGTGTTCGGCCCGGAGGACGGCAAGCTCCACGGATATCCCGGACATGAGGAGATAGAGCTGGCTCTGGTGCGTTTCTATGAGGTCACCGGCAACAAGCGGTATCTCCGGCTGGCCGACTATTTCCTCACCGCCCGGGGCACTCAGCCCCACTATTGGGACTATGAGGCAGAGGCGGACGCCGAGTTCAACAAGATCTATGTGGACACGCCTCTCAACACCTATCACTATGCCCAGGCACATCTGCCCGTGAGAGAGCAGAGAGAAGCCCTGGGCCATGCTGTCCGGGCCGGCTACCTCTACTGCGGTATGACCGACGTGGGCAGGATCAACGACGACAAGGAGCTCCTCTTTGCCAGCCGGGAGATTTGGAAGGACGTGACGGAGAAAAAGCAGTATATCACCGGCGGCGTGGGCTCCGACCCCAGCACCGAGGGCTATTCGGAGAAGCCGTATTATCTGCCCAATGAAAGGGCCTATTGCGAGTCCTGCGCCTCCATAGCCTTTATATTCTGGACCCAGAGGCTGCTCAACTCGGAGCCCCGGGCCGAATACGCGGACAAGATAGAGCGCACCCTCTACAACGCCCTGATGGCAGCCATGTCTCAGGACGGAGCCAAGTATTTTTATGTGAATCCTCTGGAAACTGCCGGCAGCCACCACCGCAGCGGCTGGTTTGGCTGCAGCTGCTGTCCTCCCAATATAGCCAGACTCTACGCCAATATAGGCGAATACATCTATTCCGCCGACGGCGGAGACAAGCAGAACATCTACGTGCACCAGTTTATAGACAGCCGGGCTGCCGCAGGGGCCAACCGGATCATTCAGGAAACCGACTATCCCTTTGACAGCCGGGTGAAGATACGGGTCACGGGCCCGGATGCCGTGGTCCGGATCAGGATACCCTCCTGGTGCTCCACGCCTCGGTTGACGGTGAACGGCGCCGAGACAAAGGTGAAAAAGGCAGAGAGCGGCTATATGCCCATCGAGCACAGCGGCGAGACCGAGATATTGCTGGAGCTGCCCATGGAGATCATATTCAACACGGCTCCCAGACAGGTGGAGGAAAACAGGGACAAGCTGTGCGTGAGCTGCGGCCCCTTTGTGTATTGCCTGGAGGAGACCGACAACGGCAGTCTGGACGATCTGGTCGTCAAAAAAGGCGGCGCCGTAAAGACCGACAGGGCGCTCTTTGACAGATATCCGATAATCAGGGCCCGGGGTGAAAACTATACCGGCTCTGAAAACCCGGAGGAATGCGAGCTGACCTTTGTGCCCTATTGCGCTTGGGACAACAGGGAGCCCGGCGCCATGAAGGTGTGGATACCGGAGAAGCATAAGCCTCTTGTCCGGCTGGGCGGCAAAACCAAGTCGGCGGACTATTCGCAGGTGAGACGAAAGGGAGCATGGAGCGTTTACTCTGAATGGGTGACCTCCGAAACTCCCGGCAGCTGCCTGATATTTGATCTGGAAGGGGATGCCTTCAGCGTGGAGTTTCTGGGCTACGATGACGCGGGGATGCTGCAGGTGGAATCGGACGGTAAGGTGGTAGGGACCATAGACGAATACAACCCTCAGCGCCATACCCTTACGTCCCGGGAGATATCCGGGCTGGGTGACGGCAGGCATCGGATCAGGCTCATAGTCTCCGATGACAAGAACCCGGCTTCGGCATGGAAATACGTGAATTTTGCTAAGGTGGTCTGCAAATAGAAGGTGACCGGGATCAGCTGTGTCGATGATTGATCCCGCAAATAGACCAAGGAGTCCGAAATGTATGTATCTGTAAACCATTGTGTCTGTCTGCTGGCCCTTATTGCCCTGGCCGGCATAGCGGCCTGTTCCGGGCCGGCCCTTGCCGACAGCGCCGGTCTGCCCGAAAGGGCTGTCAAATATGCCATAGAGCCCCTGGAGTATTCCCAGACGGAGCTGAGGGGCATCCTGGCCCGGCAGTTCGAAGAGACGGCTGATTATTATTACGGCCTCAACAACAACGACCTGCTGAAGCCCTACAGGGAGCGGGCCTCCATGCCCGCCCCGGGACGGGATATGGGCGGAGTGTATATAGGCCATTCACCCTTCGGCCAGTATCTGGCGGGCTACGCCAAAATGTATGCCGTCACAGGGGACGAAAAATACAGAGACAAGGCCGTCAGTCTTATGGACGGGTGGGCTGAGACCATAGAGGAGGACGGCTTTTTCTTCGACAGAAGAAACCCGCAGCTGTGCACCTATATCTACGAAAAGATGCTGGGGGGCCTGCTGGATATTTACCAGTACTGCGGGGAGCCCAGGGCTCTGGAATATCTGAAAAAGATCACTCTCTGGGAAAAGCAGCATATTCCCGAGACCAGAGAATACTGCGATACCGTGGGCGAGTTCACCGGCGAATGGTACACCCAGAGCGAAAACCTCTACAGGGCTTGGCTCTGTACGGGCGACCAGGACTATCGCAGATACGCGGAGGTCTGGGAATACCCGGATTACTGGAACGAGATACTCGCCGGCGACCTGAAAGCCATGTATGCCCATAACCCCTGGCATCACGCCTACAGCCACGTGAACACCTTCAACAGCGCCGCCATGGCCTATATAGTCAAGGGGGACAGGAAATATCTGGACATACTGAAGGCGGCATACGAGTACATGCAAAAGGAGCAGTGCTGCGCCACCGGCGGCTTCGGAGCCATGGAGAACCTGCAGGACAGAGAGACCACCATCAGCAAGCTGCGGAACAGATACGACAGCTTTGAGACCATGTGCGGCTCCTGGGCGGCCTTCAAGCTGTGCAAATACCTGACGTGTCTGACCGGCGAGGCCAAATACGCCGACTGGGTGGAAAAGCTGATCGTCAACGGCACCTACGCCTCTCTGCCCTCCGGCGGCACGGGCAAGGCCTTTTATTACTCCGAATACCGCACCTCCGGGGCCCGCAAGAGATACAATCACGACGTGGCGTGGACCTGCTGCTCCGGCACCAGGCCTCAGGCCATAGCGGAATACCACGACCTGATATATTTCCGGGATAACGCCGGTATATACGCCGCCCAGTTCTTTGAGAGCGCCGCCCGGCTGACAGTGAAGGACACGGAGGTGTCCGTGAGACAGCTGGCGGATTTCCCCGCCTCGGACACCCTGAAATATGAGATAGACCCTGCCAAAAAGACCTATTTTGCCTTCAGGTTCCGCCTGCCCGGGTGGCTGGCCGCTCCCGCGGAGGTCCGGGTCAACGGCACTGCCGGCAGATACTACGTCCGGAAGGGCTGGGGGACTGTGGAAAGGCTTTGGTCCCCCGGCGACAAGCTGGAGATCAGGCTCCCCATGGCCATGGAAGCAAAGTATATGTATGATGACAAGTCCAATCCCTACGCCATAACCCTGGGGCCCACCGTAATGGCGGTGAGAGCCATAGAGGACGAGGGCAATCCGGCCCTGGTCATAGACCCGGACCGGGTGGGGGAGGACTTCATCCCCTGCGAGCAAGAGCTCCTGACCTGGGAATACGCCGGCGACAGGAACATTACCATCAAGCCCTTTTATCTCTTCCGGGAGGGTGAGCAGTATTTCATCTATCTGGACAAGGCGGCCCGCATGCTGTCTTATAGCTGGAGAAACGCGGAGTATGACGAGGGCTGGATCGACTTCGGCAGCTGGAATACTGCCTCTTACGAAGGCCAGACCTGCCGGTTCTCCTATACGGGCAGGGGAGTCACCCTCCGGACCCTGGGCCAGCCTAACTGCGGCATAGCGGACGTCATACTGGACGGCAAAAAAGTGGGAGAGATGGACTGCTATACCGAGTCGGGAGGGGGACCCGTCAGCTGCTTTGTAGCAGCGGAAGAGGGCGAGCATACCCTGGAATTGGTGTGCTCCGGACGCAAGAGACCCGCGTCGGGAGGTATATATATCACCATATCCAGGTTTGAAATGGAGGATTAGAGCCATGAAAAAGAGCTGGATGCAGAGAAACATCTGGGCCTGGATCGACTGCGGAGATATCGCAGTGGAGAGGCAGCAGTGTCTGGACGAGGGCAAGGATATATCCTCCCTCAAGGTGGAGTTTGACCGGCTGGAAAAGACCGATATGTATTCTCCCGAGGCCCAGAAGGCCGCCGGGGAACTGCTGGACAAGACCGCCGTTCTCCCCTGCGCGGACCCGGAGCTGCAGGAGCCCTCGGACCTCAAAGAGATACAGCTGTTGGCCCAGGGGGCTCCCGACATGCCCGTCCCGGAAGGGGAGGCTCTCTCGGACAAATTCCTGGGGGCCTGGCTGGGCAGGATAGCCGGCTGCACCTTCGGCAAGCCCTTTGAGGGCCGCCGGAAACGGATGATAGAGAGGTATCTCAGGGAGACCGGCAACTATCCTCCCGCCCACTATATCAGCTACAGAGGGGTGGACCGGGAGCTCATCAGGGAGTGCGGCATCCCCGACTGGACCGACAGTATCTGCCATGAGCATATGGAAATGGCCATTCACGACGACGACCTCACGTATCCGGTGGTGAATATGGTCTGCTTCAAAAACCACGGCAAAGGCTTCACCCCCGAGGACGTGGCCTCCACCTGGATGAGCTGCCTGCCCTTCGGGACCATATGCACCGCGGAAAGGGTGGCCTACAGAAATCTGTGCAACATGGTGGAGCCTCCCGCCAGCGCCTCCTTCAGAAATCCCTACAGGGAATGGGTGGGAGCCCAGATCCGGGCCGACCTCTGGGGCTGGGTGTCTCCCGGCAGGCCGGGGCAGGCCGCGGAATACGCCTGGCGGGACGCCTGCATGAGCCACGTCAAGAACGGCATCTACGGCGAGATGTGGGCGGCGGCCATGATGGCGGCGGCCTTTGCCGCCGACGACCCTAAGGAGGTCATACGCGCAGGCCTCGGGGTGATACCGGAAAAGAGCCGTCTGGCGAGAGCCGTCCGGGAGACCGTGTCCCGCTATGACAGGGGCTTGTCCTTTGAGGAACAGGCGGAGGGCTTTGCCTCCCGCTGGAACGAAAACCTTATGCACCACTGGTGCCATACCCTGTCCAATGCTGAGATCATCGCCGCCGCCCTCCTGTGGGGCGAAGGGGACTTTTCCCGGACCGTGGCTTGCAGCGTGCTGCCCGGCTTTGACACGGACTCCAACGGAGCCACGGCGGGCAGCATAATAGGCATAATGCTGGGAGGCAAGGCCATCCCGGAGAGCTGGACCGGGCCCATACACGACACTCTGGAGGCCTCCGTGGCCGGCTACAATATAGTCAGGGTCAGCGATATGGCCCGGCTGACGGAAGAACTAAGCAGGCTTTAGCATAAAGGGGCGGGCCGCAGGGAGGACCTGCTCCGGCTGGACTGTATAGTGGACGAGCAGCCTGGGAGCCTGCTCATAGAGTATGAAATGCTGCCGAGGCCCAGAGAATAAACAGGATCGGCAAAAGAAAGCAAGCCCGCGGCAAAAGCCGCGGGCGCTGTTTTATTTGATCTTTTGATATTCTATCAGGGCGGAGCCGGGAGCCTCCTTGATGGTGACGGGATACTTCATCAGGTCCCTGCCCTTCAGGGTGACGGTCCGGGCCTTTTTGTAGCTCTCGCCGTACAGGTCCACCCGGTAGGTGGCCCGGGGGTCTATGCCCTTGAGGGACAGCTCCACCGACAGGATGGGGCTGTCGTCCCGGCGGAACACCAGAGCCATGCCGTCGCCTTCCTCCGGCCTGTCATACTGATAGGCGCACCAGTCCCGGAAGCTGTTGGACATGAACACCAGGGGATAAAAGTCTCCGGTCCAGTATTTGCGGAGCCTTTGGGCCTCGTCTATGCCCGCCTTCAGGGCCTTGTTGTCATACTCGGGGGCCCGGTTGTCGTCGTCCATGGTCATGCCGCCGTTGAAGCCGCTGCGCATGTAGTAGGGGCTGTTGCCCAGAGTGGCGCACTGGGAGAAGGGGACGTACTGATTGAGACAGATATTGTTGTCCTGGTTCAGCATGGCCATGCCCTTCAGGTTGCGGGAGCCGCCGGCCCACACGCCGCAGTCGGTCCTCCACAGTGAGATGGATCGGCTGCTGGTCTCCAGGTCTATGCGGGAGCCGCCGCCGCAGCAGTTGTCTATCAGCAGGCCCGGGTTGTTCCTGCGGAGAGCGTCCCACAGGGCGTAGAGCCCCTCCACCTGCCGTATTTCCAGTATGCCGATGCGGTCCGGGGTGCTCTGCTCCATCTTTTTGATGCCGCCCAGAGTGTAGCCTATATCAGTGCGCCAGATATCTATCTGCCACTCCTTGATGCACCGGTCCATGTATTCGGTGATGTATCTGAGAGCGTCGGGATCCCCCAGATTGAAGTTGCCGGAGGGGGCGCCTGCGGGCAGCATCCATTCGGGATGGGCCTGGGCAAGCTTGGAGCCCTCGGACAGGGTCTCGGGGGCGAACCAGCACAGGAACTTCAGACCTCTCTCTTTGGCGTAGGCCCCTATGCCTTTGACGCCCTCGGGGAACCGCTCCATATCTATGGCCGTTTCCATGGGATAGACGTAGTTGCCCAGACCGGCGGGGAAGCCGCCCTTGTGCCACCAGGCGTCCAGCCAGTAGGTGTCCAGAGCCAGGCCGTGCCGGCCGATGGTGTCGATGTATTCCTTTTCTATCTCTGCGGTGGTGCGGTTGTCCTGATGCTGGCAGCTGGTCATGTGAGCCATGGGAGGCAGCTGCAGGGAGCCGTCGGGAGCCTTGGGGCACACGTAGCGGAGCATGGTCTGCCTGAAGAGGTTGGCGCCTCTGTCTCTGTCGCTGCCGCTGTAGAAGCACAGGAGCACCCGGGGGGTCCTGATGGTCTCGCCGGGATAGAGCACCGTGTTCAGAGTCTTCATGCCGGTCGCGGTGCGGACTGCGCCGGCGGGGGTGTATTCCACCGAGGACTCCCACTGGCCGGTCCAGCCCACGGCGGTGATCATGCCGCCGCCGCTGTAGGTCACGGTGTAGAAGGGGAAGGCGTCACCGGCGGAGGAATAGGCGTCGGTGGAGCCGAACACCACGGGCCGGGCCTCCTCCAGAGAAGCCGTCATGGGCATAAAGTCTTCCTGATTGAAGAGCTGGGCGCCCCGGGTGCCCTTCAGTCTGTAAAGGACGGGAGCGGTGCCCTTGGAAAAGCTGGCGGGCTCTATGTAGGTGGGGTTGGCGTATTTCACGTCGGAACGGTCGCAGGAAGAGGCCGACACCGTCACGTCCATGGCCCGGAAGCCGGAGATGAGGGGCGTATCGGTCCTGCCCGTGTTGGACAGATAAAAGGTCCAGTCTATGCCGGGGGCCCGGGTGTATATGTTTACCACCGCCTTTATCTCCAGACCCGTGTCGGGATCGGTCCACAGGCAGGTCCTGAGGATGCGGTCCTCCAGGGTCTTTTCACTGACGGAGTAGTCCCAGCCGTCTATGAATTCGGAGGAGGGCCTGCCGCCGTATTCAAAGGAAAAAGGCGCTCCCTCCATGCGTG
This genomic window from Abditibacteriota bacterium contains:
- a CDS encoding glycoside hydrolase family 127 protein, which codes for MQKIIYIFMALLLAAPGWCKMERIRLQDVDVTGGLWAELQALNRDISIPHQYDMLRDSRRLEAVSGLWNGKETLTPEEKEIAKKTGEPHIFWDSDVAKWIEAASYVLAKEPNPVFEQQIDEIVEGIEKLQRPDGYINSYFTFIEPENRWRNLRWRHELYCAGTLMEAAAAYFEATGKDRLLKCICRYADYIDSVFGPEDGKLHGYPGHEEIELALVRFYEVTGNKRYLRLADYFLTARGTQPHYWDYEAEADAEFNKIYVDTPLNTYHYAQAHLPVREQREALGHAVRAGYLYCGMTDVGRINDDKELLFASREIWKDVTEKKQYITGGVGSDPSTEGYSEKPYYLPNERAYCESCASIAFIFWTQRLLNSEPRAEYADKIERTLYNALMAAMSQDGAKYFYVNPLETAGSHHRSGWFGCSCCPPNIARLYANIGEYIYSADGGDKQNIYVHQFIDSRAAAGANRIIQETDYPFDSRVKIRVTGPDAVVRIRIPSWCSTPRLTVNGAETKVKKAESGYMPIEHSGETEILLELPMEIIFNTAPRQVEENRDKLCVSCGPFVYCLEETDNGSLDDLVVKKGGAVKTDRALFDRYPIIRARGENYTGSENPEECELTFVPYCAWDNREPGAMKVWIPEKHKPLVRLGGKTKSADYSQVRRKGAWSVYSEWVTSETPGSCLIFDLEGDAFSVEFLGYDDAGMLQVESDGKVVGTIDEYNPQRHTLTSREISGLGDGRHRIRLIVSDDKNPASAWKYVNFAKVVCK
- a CDS encoding glycoside hydrolase family 127 protein encodes the protein MYVSVNHCVCLLALIALAGIAACSGPALADSAGLPERAVKYAIEPLEYSQTELRGILARQFEETADYYYGLNNNDLLKPYRERASMPAPGRDMGGVYIGHSPFGQYLAGYAKMYAVTGDEKYRDKAVSLMDGWAETIEEDGFFFDRRNPQLCTYIYEKMLGGLLDIYQYCGEPRALEYLKKITLWEKQHIPETREYCDTVGEFTGEWYTQSENLYRAWLCTGDQDYRRYAEVWEYPDYWNEILAGDLKAMYAHNPWHHAYSHVNTFNSAAMAYIVKGDRKYLDILKAAYEYMQKEQCCATGGFGAMENLQDRETTISKLRNRYDSFETMCGSWAAFKLCKYLTCLTGEAKYADWVEKLIVNGTYASLPSGGTGKAFYYSEYRTSGARKRYNHDVAWTCCSGTRPQAIAEYHDLIYFRDNAGIYAAQFFESAARLTVKDTEVSVRQLADFPASDTLKYEIDPAKKTYFAFRFRLPGWLAAPAEVRVNGTAGRYYVRKGWGTVERLWSPGDKLEIRLPMAMEAKYMYDDKSNPYAITLGPTVMAVRAIEDEGNPALVIDPDRVGEDFIPCEQELLTWEYAGDRNITIKPFYLFREGEQYFIYLDKAARMLSYSWRNAEYDEGWIDFGSWNTASYEGQTCRFSYTGRGVTLRTLGQPNCGIADVILDGKKVGEMDCYTESGGGPVSCFVAAEEGEHTLELVCSGRKRPASGGIYITISRFEMED
- a CDS encoding ADP-ribosylglycohydrolase family protein; amino-acid sequence: MKKSWMQRNIWAWIDCGDIAVERQQCLDEGKDISSLKVEFDRLEKTDMYSPEAQKAAGELLDKTAVLPCADPELQEPSDLKEIQLLAQGAPDMPVPEGEALSDKFLGAWLGRIAGCTFGKPFEGRRKRMIERYLRETGNYPPAHYISYRGVDRELIRECGIPDWTDSICHEHMEMAIHDDDLTYPVVNMVCFKNHGKGFTPEDVASTWMSCLPFGTICTAERVAYRNLCNMVEPPASASFRNPYREWVGAQIRADLWGWVSPGRPGQAAEYAWRDACMSHVKNGIYGEMWAAAMMAAAFAADDPKEVIRAGLGVIPEKSRLARAVRETVSRYDRGLSFEEQAEGFASRWNENLMHHWCHTLSNAEIIAAALLWGEGDFSRTVACSVLPGFDTDSNGATAGSIIGIMLGGKAIPESWTGPIHDTLEASVAGYNIVRVSDMARLTEELSRL
- a CDS encoding alpha-galactosidase, with the translated sequence MTCKICIWTVIVMLISAGVLAADATELNKFAADQMFPVGKAPSPAYCLTLLEDFSQGCTKIGYHCQGRPARLANEEYTRGIGVNAPSRIRVSLEKPVVRLTGKYGLDSGTVGTIASVTFGVEAEGKTLLETPVIKADNKSYDLDVALPRCREFELVVGDAGDGPSFDQGDWCDLFVTYEDGTGDYINDICSVPRMEGAPFSFEYGGRPSSEFIDGWDYSVSEKTLEDRILRTCLWTDPDTGLEIKAVVNIYTRAPGIDWTFYLSNTGRTDTPLISGFRAMDVTVSASSCDRSDVKYANPTYIEPASFSKGTAPVLYRLKGTRGAQLFNQEDFMPMTASLEEARPVVFGSTDAYSSAGDAFPFYTVTYSGGGMITAVGWTGQWESSVEYTPAGAVRTATGMKTLNTVLYPGETIRTPRVLLCFYSGSDRDRGANLFRQTMLRYVCPKAPDGSLQLPPMAHMTSCQHQDNRTTAEIEKEYIDTIGRHGLALDTYWLDAWWHKGGFPAGLGNYVYPMETAIDMERFPEGVKGIGAYAKERGLKFLCWFAPETLSEGSKLAQAHPEWMLPAGAPSGNFNLGDPDALRYITEYMDRCIKEWQIDIWRTDIGYTLGGIKKMEQSTPDRIGILEIRQVEGLYALWDALRRNNPGLLIDNCCGGGSRIDLETSSRSISLWRTDCGVWAGGSRNLKGMAMLNQDNNICLNQYVPFSQCATLGNSPYYMRSGFNGGMTMDDDNRAPEYDNKALKAGIDEAQRLRKYWTGDFYPLVFMSNSFRDWCAYQYDRPEEGDGMALVFRRDDSPILSVELSLKGIDPRATYRVDLYGESYKKARTVTLKGRDLMKYPVTIKEAPGSALIEYQKIK